The sequence CACCAGTCATCTGTCAGTGTAGGTTTGAATGTTactatgttgctgaacaggtttcagtggagcttctagactaagatggactagaaagaacgGCTTGGCtctctacttgtgaaaaatcagctaaTGCAATCCCTATGGATCAGAATGGACTGACCCACACAACCAATAATGCAGGTGGCACAGGAAGAGGAgagttcccttcctttctttatggggtcaccatgagtggggctAACtgtacagcagctaacaacaacaatcccacaTAGGTACATAGTAGGTTTAATAAATATGCTCTCAATGCTCAATGATGTTCTAAAATAGTATGCATTTATCCGTGCTCTCGTTGAGTTACTCAATAAACACTCATTTTTGATTCACTATTGTCCAGAGAAATCGACtccagtgtttttatttttaagtaattaaTTTATTGTCCAGTATCTGTGATGTAGAATCATAAAAGGATGTTGGTAAATACAAGTATGAAGATTTAGATGACTAATTCATTAAGGCAACTAATCTTGTATGCTTGCAAGAATATTTAAACCCAAAATTTTAATAGCTTGAATTctaattttttataaagaaagtgtggAACAGATCACACTTTTATTTATACAACAAGATTATTGTTTAGACATGGAATGGGAAGTTAGATCAATTTACAAGTATGTACTCAAGCATAGTACACTTGAAGCTAGGTATCTCCAAGTACATCATAAGCTGAAGTGATTGACTTGCCAACGGGGAAACGTAGAGACTTGAAATGTTTCGTAACTGTGTGGCACACACTTAAAACATTAATAATTAAGCTCGTCATACTACTTTaaaaatgtagtaaaataaacacaaaaatatttgtcaattcaacaatttcaacattcataattcagtgacattaaatacatTCTTCACCTTGGGCAACCACTACCATTTCCCTTttacaaattattccaccaccattaacataaactcaatgcctcctAGGCAAAAATTATCCTATTCCTCACCCCCTTAATTACTACTAACCTTTGGCTGCTATATATTTCCATATTTCATAAGTGAGATCATGAAGTCTTTGTCCTTGggcgactgacttatttcactcagcataaagttttcaagtttcatctacGTGTTGTGTTTATCAGGACTTTAtatctctttatgactgaataatattgtaTGCACcacattcatctactgatggacatttaggttgtctcTACCTcatcatggaaactctggtggcatagtggttaagtgctacgactgctaaccaaagggtcggcagtttgaatccgccaggcactccttggaaactctatggggcagttctactctgtcctgtagggtcgctgtgagtcagaatcgactcgacggcactgggtttggtttggttgtggcTACCTCATCATGctactttttaagaaaaaattttctCAGTGCAGCAATAacgtccttgtttctaaggctgtatatCATGGGATTAAACATCGGAGTCACTGTGGTGTAGAAAAGAGAGAACAGCTTGTCCATTCCTGCAGAATGATTGGATCTGGGTCTTAAATAGGTGATGGCACCGGATCCAAAGAATAAAACCACAACCAGCAGGTGGGAAGAACATGTGGAGAAGGCTTTAGCCTGTCCTGAGGCTGTTGGCAGCTTTAAAATGGTGCAAATGATTTTACTGTAGGAGGCAAGTATCAACGTAAAAGGGACAGCAACGAAAAACATAGCTACAGCACAGACAGACATCTCATGAACGAAAGTGTCCCCACAGGCCAACTTGATAATGGGAGGGATGTCACAAAAGAAGTGGTTAATTTTGTTAGAATCACAAAAATGCAGACAGAAAATCTGAGCTGTTTGCCCTATCTGGACTGGGATGCCAATGACCCAGGAGCCAACTGCTAGCTGGACACACATCTTTTGGTTCATGACTAGAAGATAGCgcagagggttacaaatggccacatagcggtcataagccATCACTGCCAGGAGGAAACATTCAGTGGCTGCCAGCATAAGAAAGAAGCACATTTGGGTGGCACATCCCAGCACAGAAATGCTTCTATCCTGAGTCCAAAGATTCACTAGCATCCTGGGGAGAATGACAGTTACATAAGAAATTTCCGATAAGGAAAAATttgccaggaaaaaatacatgggtttcTGTAATGCGGGATCAAGTCTGGTTAGTATTATTATGAGGCTATTTCCAATTATAATAATTATGTAAATGATAGAGAACACTCCAAATAGAAACTCTTGGAGATTTGAAAGGTCAGAAAATCCCAGCAGTAGAAATCGCATCACTGTAGAGACATTGCCTTCAGCTTTTTCCACTTCGTATTTCATCTGTAGGAAAGATTAAATCAGAAATACAAGTTACTTtgcttttcttggcttttgtaCTCTCACTTGCAAACTGGAGATAGTGTGCCTTACAATTTTTCCAGTTCCCTATAGGAACAAATCCTGTGAATGACAGTTACTCTAAAAAGATGGTcaagtgtatttttaaattattgctcAATAAATCCCcaacaaacattttcttttttttttttttcctgctaagaGTTTCCTTATGTTTCCTTGTTTCTGTTGATGGCATAtgtgattttaaattttgttattcACATAAACTTTCAAAATCTCtaaatttgaaattatattcAATGGTAGCAattattatttcattcttttattggCATGCTTCCCTCTCAACTCTGCCTTCCAATGTTATCAATTGAAACTTAATTGTTATTACCCATAGAAATACTCCGTTAGTCATCTATCACAGTATTGAACCATTTAAATGTAGTTAATAGAAAATGGTGATTTTCCTACAGTATCTCAAAACCCTTGTTTTGCTTTAACATACTGTAAATTGAGGCTATTTTGTTACAAAACATGATGATGAGTTAACACCAAATGTTATGAACTGatatttaaactttaaatatCTGTTTATATTTCAATGTAAGATCTGTGAAGTCAGAAGTCATCATTTTTATTCACATTTTGTAGTCAGGCATAAGTTAGAAACAAGTTTACCTAGCATTTATGCTTCAGAAAGCAATTTAACTAgaatgttcatttatttattctttatacaCACCTGCTGTATAAGAGAAACATTAACCACAACTCATCCATAATATTCTCCTAAATCATTCCATCCTTACTACTTGCTGTCTTCCTGCCGACCTCAATTGTGCCATTCGGTCTTCTCTCTTGCACACAGTGCATGTTGCACCCACATGAGTGTGTTAGGCTGTGACTGTCAATTTCTATTATGTACTTTTCTTACCCCTATTCCTACTTTGTTTCTTATAggattcaatatttttttctgtgcaatgcttagaattttgttcaacgAAACATGATTTATTAATATCCGTATAACTAAAAAACCAActcgttgccatcaggttgattccaattcatagagaccctataggacagagtagagctgccccatagggtttctaaggctgaaatctatacagaagcagactgttagtgggctcgaactgctgacctttcagttagcagtcatatAGCTTGATTTAATAACTTACTTGCTAGATTATATAAATGAATCAAATTGGTTGAGTCTTTAGAATAATTTCCAGGTAGTAAGTTTGGCCTCCTACCTAAAGGTGACCTGATTCCCACCATTACTAGATTAaagagtgtaattttttttttcctttatgtgtgAGTTAAAGAATAATACTCATTTTATTCACTCTTAAAAAATTAGCACATTACCATGTTTTCAGTGAATGCTAGATAACTTCCATATTATGTATAAATTAATTTGAAAGTAAATACAGATGGTTGTTTTTAGTGGTTAGTTgcgttgagtccattctaactcacgGAAACTCCACCTGTTCAGAGTATatctgttccacaggatttttaagcctgtgaccttttggaagcagattgccaggcctatctttcaaggcacctcagggtgaattcaagctgccaaccatttggctagTATTCTAGCACTTAACTGTCTGAACCTCCCTGGGACCTCTCAATAGAGATTAACCTACCAAAAGGAGTCTCACTTATGTCTGTATACTAAAGTTAttaaaactctggtggtgtagtggttaagaagtacagctgctaacaagaggttggcagttcaaatccaccagactccCCTTGGAATCCCTCTGggacggttctattctgtccgatagggttgccgtgagttggccTGCATCATGTCCTACAGGAGACAAAATTGGGACAGTAGGAACATTTGGACATTCTGTGGATTTTCTGTGACTaagtaaaggaaaaacaaatagctGCTTATTTTAGCATCTACAATATTCTAGATTAAATAGTAGAGCATTAAACGGATTTTCACAATCATTATCTGGCACAGTTCTCCCAATAAAAATTGGATTGTAGGGGATGTTAAAGGTACTGTGAATCTTCAGGACGGTCAGAAACTAGTGTCTAACACACAATGTTAATATGACATGATTTAATTTTTTAGATTGCACAACCCACATTTTCTTTCACTTCACTGTTCTACAAAACTCTAATCACGTTTCACTGACCTTTGTTATTCAGTCTGGAGCCTAATGCATGGAAAATggtcaaaacttttttttaatttttgtcaccATTGTGCATCCCCCAACCACACTTGATCTGACCATTGCCCTCAGAAACTGTATCCCCATTATTTTGTCTGATTATTTCATAAACTCTTCTCTCAATCTTAGACTCCCTGTCTGCATTATTCCCACTGATCAAGCAGAGCAGTACACCTGAAAAGAAACCTGAAATTAAGGTctgaagaaacaagaaaaggaaacagcTAAGCTTGCAAACAGGAATCTAGTGTCCTACATCTCCTACAGCTACTGAAATCTTTATTctataaaaaggagaaaactaTTATGAACACTAAAAATGATTCTCAATGTAAAGCCACTTTTAaagtaagaaatataatcattcaCATTCTACCTGGCTTTTGCAAATCTTTAGAAGCTATTATTTATACAACTCAGAAAGAAAATAACTAGATACACATGTtggcatttctatttttattcaaaCACTTTAGTTTTGTGATCTTCATACTTTGTTTGGGGTAGAGATTTTGTTGTCAACTAAAATATCATTACCAAacgtaaacccattgccattgagccaatcctgactcctagtgaccctattgaacagaatagaactgccccacacagtttccaaggagtgtctggtatattcaaactgtctaacttttggatagcagccgaagctcttaaccaccagggtttccaagcttcatcagagtatatatacatattcgcCAGAggagtgtatacatatatatattatacaaatatgcatatataatatatatatatgcacacacacacatatctataccttcatttaagagcaagtttaaaactaaataaaaaccaaaccaaacccattcccatcgagtcaattccaactcatagtgaccctgtaggacagagagaactgctccataggttttccaaagagtgcctggtggattccaactgctgactttttcgttagtagccatagttcttaaccagtatgtcaccagggtttaaaAATAGAAGATAGGAAATAAATGTTAGAAATTGGTGAATGCAATTCAGGGGAGTTTTTCCTCTAGTAGAAGTAtctaatgataaaaagaaaacaacatatcTTTAGTATTTTCAGATACTCTTTAGTAAACAAATAATTCCTTAGATGGCAGTAGGATACAAACACATTTCAATTATATTCATTCACTACCTTgttctttatacatatatatttttttgagatATGATCCATAGATTTAATacttgtaaaatatttaaaaccatgCTTACCATAAtcaatcaataaatgttagtacttaggataatgatgataatgatgaagaCTGTAAGTTTTGATAGATTGGCCCATTGTATTACCGAGCTCTTCTCCTTTTATTCTCATTTCATCCTAtaatcatgaaaataaaaaaaaaaatatctgagCAGTGTTtgaaattaaacaaaagaaaaaaaaatttttagttttataaaattGAATGCTTTCTGCTGATGCTTAAAAGGCAAagatacacataaaaataaatttgatattGGACAGAAATAGTTTACGCTTACCTGTTTGATTAAGGTAAATTTCATGCTTACCTTTAGTGATTGAGTTCAAAGTCAGAAAACGACAAGATTTTTGTAACAGTTAAATAATTCACTTTTATTAGAACAGGTTGACCACCTTCTAAAATGTATTCTACTTCCAGAACAAATAGTCCTCTTTAAATAGGAAATTGCCTCTGCCCTGGGGAACAACTCCTTTCCCAGGTTACTTTCTAATTGAACTAAGCCATTTTGCCCGCCACTCAAGCAGTTTGCTACATTAATCAAAACCTTAGGTGttgaaattttgttgagaattctaCTGAATggatagattgctttaggtagtattaacatcttaacaacattaggtcttcaatccatgagcacaggatatccttccatttatttaggtcttctttaatgtctATCCAGGTCTATACAGGTCTTTTACTCCCTTGGTTGAATTTATCCTgagttattttattcttttaaataccATTACAAATATAaatgtttccttaattttctttttagattgctcattgctgatgtacaaaaacccaagtgatttttctgTAAGGATTTTACCAACAAAGTGAAGaggcaacctacagattgggagaaaattattgggagccatatatctgataagggtataatgtctagaatatataaataacccctacaacttaacaaaaacacaattcaaccaaaaaaaatggaaaaggactTCAACAGGTATTTCACCGAAAATGTGATACAAATGGtcaatgagaaaatgaaaagatgcCTAACATTATTAGTTAATAGTCAAATGCAAGCTAAAATGACAATTAGATATTATTTTAGCCCCACAAAGAtggttatgattaaaaaaaaactgaaaatcaataggttttggtgaggatgtggaagaaatCAGGACACTTACCCTTtgcctgtaaaatggtacagctgttgagGAAACACGTCTGTTAGATCCTCAAAAAGTCACACATAGAATTACCGTATGATACAGCAATTCCAGTTCTAAGTATATACTCAAAAGTACTGAAAGCAAGACTATTAACAGATAATTTTATaccagtgtttattgcagcatgaTTCGTAATAGctaaaatttggaaacaacctaaatgaccatAAGCAGATGggtgtggtacatccataaaatggaacattactcagccataaagagaaatgaataggaattggaatgggaattccagaacacttaattgtgcttatgaggaacctgtacatatatccagaggcagttgttcagacagaacaagaggatactgtgtagtttaaagtcagcaaaTATTGTGTcatggctgtatcctttcaccgcacctattcaatctatatgctgagcaaataatcccagaatctggagtatatgaagaagaaaggggcatcaggataagagggagactcattaacaacctgtgttatgcagaagacacagccttgcttgctgaaaatgaagagcacttgaagcacttactgatgatcaaagacagtagccttcaatatggattacacctcaacataaagaaaacaaaaatcctcacaactggtccaataagcatcatcatgataaacagaaaaagactgaagttgtcaagg comes from Elephas maximus indicus isolate mEleMax1 chromosome 7, mEleMax1 primary haplotype, whole genome shotgun sequence and encodes:
- the LOC126079341 gene encoding olfactory receptor 10AG1-like: MMKYEVEKAEGNVSTVMRFLLLGFSDLSNLQEFLFGVFSIIYIIIIIGNSLIIILTRLDPALQKPMYFFLANFSLSEISYVTVILPRMLVNLWTQDRSISVLGCATQMCFFLMLAATECFLLAVMAYDRYVAICNPLRYLLVMNQKMCVQLAVGSWVIGIPVQIGQTAQIFCLHFCDSNKINHFFCDIPPIIKLACGDTFVHEMSVCAVAMFFVAVPFTLILASYSKIICTILKLPTASGQAKAFSTCSSHLLVVVLFFGSGAITYLRPRSNHSAGMDKLFSLFYTTVTPMFNPMIYSLRNKDVIAALRKFFLKK